A part of Syntrophorhabdaceae bacterium genomic DNA contains:
- a CDS encoding secondary thiamine-phosphate synthase enzyme YjbQ, which translates to MKIINGTIIINTRGSGDLINITNEVSGVLDRSDLRTGNLTVFVSGSTAGITTFEYEPGLIEDIQEFYEKIAPSHMHYHHDDTWGDANGFSHVRAAFTGPSLTIPFQNGKLLLGTWQQVVLAEFDNRPRKRHLVVQLIGE; encoded by the coding sequence ATGAAAATAATAAACGGCACAATCATCATTAATACGCGCGGCAGCGGCGATCTGATCAATATTACCAACGAAGTATCCGGGGTACTCGACCGGTCAGATCTGCGGACAGGCAACCTTACCGTCTTTGTATCCGGCTCCACCGCAGGGATCACAACCTTTGAATACGAACCCGGTCTTATCGAGGATATCCAAGAATTCTACGAAAAGATCGCACCGTCGCATATGCACTATCATCACGATGACACGTGGGGAGACGCGAACGGCTTCAGTCACGTACGGGCAGCATTTACCGGTCCCTCCCTGACGATCCCTTTCCAAAACGGGAAGCTCCTTCTCGGTACATGGCAGCAGGTCGTGCTCGCGGAATTCGACAACCGCCCGCGCAAGCGGCATCTCGTTGTGCAACTCATCGGGGAATAA
- a CDS encoding pyruvate carboxylase subunit B, which produces MAGTRPILITDLTLRDGHQSLFATRMTTDDMLPIAGKMDSIGFYSMEVWGGATFDVMTRFLNEDPWERVKRLKEKMPNTKLQMLLRGQNLVGYRNYADDVVDAFVEKAAEVGIDIFRVFDALNDERNFIAAFRAIKRCGKHIQGAISYSLTEKRLGGPIFNIDYYIGKAKKIEDMGADSICIKDMAGIISPYDAYELISQLKAHLTIPVHLHTHYTSGMASMSLLKGIEAGADGIDTCLAPFALRSSHCAVEPFVVTLKGTPQDPGFDLEKIAEIDDYLETIIPKYMSFADTTKFSVIDIGVLVHQIPGGMISNLVGQLKQAKAIHRLKEVYEEIPATRKDMGFPPLVTPTSQIVGVQSVFNVIAGRYKMISNEVKDYFYGLYGKPPVPVSDEIRQKALKGYARGNTPIETRPGDILEPELPRAREALRSITDDMGDILIYALYPMTGLEFLKKKYNVQ; this is translated from the coding sequence ATGGCAGGGACAAGGCCCATCCTGATTACCGATCTGACATTAAGAGACGGCCACCAATCGCTCTTTGCGACGAGGATGACCACCGATGACATGCTCCCCATAGCCGGCAAAATGGACAGCATCGGTTTCTACTCTATGGAGGTATGGGGCGGCGCGACGTTCGATGTAATGACCAGGTTTTTGAATGAAGATCCGTGGGAAAGGGTTAAGCGCCTTAAGGAAAAGATGCCTAATACGAAACTGCAGATGCTCCTGCGCGGCCAGAACCTTGTGGGATACAGGAACTATGCCGATGATGTTGTTGATGCATTTGTTGAAAAGGCTGCCGAGGTCGGGATTGATATCTTCAGGGTTTTCGACGCGCTCAATGACGAGCGGAACTTCATTGCGGCATTCAGGGCGATCAAGAGGTGCGGCAAGCACATCCAGGGAGCGATCTCATACTCCCTGACCGAGAAAAGGCTTGGCGGACCGATCTTCAACATAGACTATTATATCGGCAAGGCAAAGAAGATCGAGGATATGGGCGCAGACTCCATCTGTATAAAGGATATGGCAGGGATCATTTCGCCATATGATGCCTACGAACTGATCTCTCAACTGAAGGCGCATCTTACAATCCCCGTGCATCTCCATACGCATTACACGAGCGGAATGGCTTCCATGTCTTTGCTGAAGGGCATCGAGGCGGGCGCGGACGGGATCGATACCTGTCTTGCTCCTTTTGCGCTCAGGTCTTCGCACTGCGCAGTTGAACCTTTTGTTGTAACGCTTAAGGGAACACCACAGGACCCGGGTTTTGATCTTGAGAAGATAGCTGAGATCGATGATTACCTTGAAACGATAATTCCAAAATATATGTCTTTTGCGGACACGACAAAGTTTTCTGTTATCGATATCGGCGTGCTGGTGCACCAGATACCGGGCGGTATGATCAGCAACCTTGTAGGCCAGCTCAAACAGGCAAAAGCGATCCACAGGCTCAAGGAGGTCTACGAGGAGATACCGGCAACGCGTAAGGATATGGGTTTCCCGCCGCTGGTTACCCCTACGAGCCAGATCGTCGGCGTCCAGTCTGTCTTCAATGTCATCGCAGGCCGCTACAAGATGATATCGAATGAGGTAAAGGACTATTTTTATGGATTATACGGGAAACCACCGGTACCGGTAAGTGATGAGATCAGGCAGAAGGCCTTGAAAGGCTATGCAAGGGGGAATACACCTATCGAAACAAGACCGGGTGACATCCTTGAACCCGAACTGCCCAGGGCGCGGGAGGCGCTGAGGAGCATCACGGATGATATGGGCGATATCCTGATCTATGCCCTCTATCCCATGACAGGGCTCGAGTTCCTGAAGAAAAAGTATAACGTCCAGTAA